In Nicotiana tabacum cultivar K326 chromosome 17, ASM71507v2, whole genome shotgun sequence, one DNA window encodes the following:
- the LOC107802618 gene encoding WUSCHEL-related homeobox 8-like yields the protein MEWEKQQLPQQPPQTAEEMGGGGGGGGMFVKVMTDEQMEVLRKQIAVYATICEQLVDLHKSMASQHDLAGVRLGNLYCDPLVTSAGHKITGRQRWTPTPMQLQILERIFDQGNGTPSKQKIKEITSDLSQHGQISETNVYNWFQNRRARSKRKQQVATTNNTESEVETEVESSNEKKTRPEDLQSPHMPTSRAEDVGYQNPEVSSGMHSLDPRTSKPEPVFPSEGTSKPAGSYGEMSFYGMSNPRMDQLMGKMEVPGSYHPYLHAEDYNMTG from the exons ATGGAGTGGGAAAAGCAGCAGCTACCGCAGCAGCCACCGCAGACGGCAGAGGAAATGGGAGGAGGAGGAGGGGGTGGTGGGATGTTTGTGAAAGTGATGACTGATGAGCAAATGGAAGTTCTAAGGAAGCAAATAGCAGTATATGCTACCATTTGTGAACAGCTTGTTGATTTGCACAAATCCATGGCTTCCCAACATGATCTTGCTG GAGTCAGGCTGGGAAATCTGTATTGCGATCCGCTGGTGACATCTGCTGGCCATAAAATCACTGGCAGACAACGCTGGACTCCAACACCTATGCAACTTCAGATTCTTGAGCGCATCTTTGACCAAGGCAATGGAACTCCAAGCAAACAGAAGATCAAGGAGATAACCTCTGATTTATCTCAACATGGCCAAATTTCTGAAACAAATGTGTATAATTGGTTTCAAAATAGGCGTGCTCGATCAAAAAGGAAGCAACAGGTTGCTACAACAAACAACACTGAATCGGAGGTGGAGACAGAGGTTGAGTCATCCAATGAGAAGAAAACGAGGCCAGAGGATCTACAGTCTCCTCACATGCCAACTTCAAGGGCTGAAGATGTTGGCTATCAGAACCCTGAAGTGAGCTCTGGGATGCATTCGTTAGATCCACGAACCAGTAAACCCGAGCCTGTGTTTCCATCAGAGGGTACTTCAAAACCTGCTGGAAGTTATGGCGAAATGTCCTTCTATGGAATGTCTAATCCAA GAATGGACCAGCTAATGGGAAAGATGGAAGTACCAGGGAGCTATCATCCATATCTACATGCAGAAGACTACAACATGACCGGCTAA